The sequence TCGACCTTGGATTTATCGGGCCGGGAAAGCTTGCCGATACCTCGAAGTACTTTGTCATTGCTGTTGACGCCTTTGGCAACGGGGTATCTTCTTCCCCTTCGAACAGCACGACGCAGTCCGCTTCCGCTTTCCCTGAGTTTACCATCGGAGATATGGTGAATGCCCAGTATATCCTCTTTAAAAAGCATCTCAACCTGGACCGGCTCCATGCCGTCATGGGGATTTCCATGGGAGGGATGCAGGCATTCCAGTGGCTGCTCACTTACCCGGAATTCATGAAGAACGCCGTTTCCATTATGGGCACACCCAGTGTGACCTCCTGTGATCTCCTCGTATGGCAGTCCGAATTAAGGGCAATCGAGACAACACAGGGGGCACAGGAAGAAGATGCCCGGAGGATGAAGAGATTAGCCCCCATTCACGCCCTCGTCACCCGCACACCGCAGTATTATGTGTCACGCATCACGCCTGAGGGACTTCCGCAGTTCCTTGCTGAAACAGAAAAGGCCCTGGCAAAATACAATCCAGACGATTGGGCATGGCAGCTGAAGGCGATCATGTCCGGCGATATTTACCGGCCCTTCGGCAAATCAGCAGAACGTGCTGCCGGCGTTGTTAAAGCAAAGCTCTTTGCTGTTGTTGCACAAAACGACTACATGGTAAACCCGAGGCCGTCACTTGCCTTTGCCGGAATCTTGAAGGCGAAAACCCTTGAGCTTTCGAGCGATTGCGGCCACTTTGCATTCTTCTGCGAACAGGAAAAGATCCGCGAAGCTGTCGCATCATTCCTGGCCAATTAGGTTTCAGAGATAATTCCAATATGCTATCAAATTGATATTAATGGAAAACCATTTCTTTAGCTTCCACTCCGGGCGGATTACCCTTGCAGCGATTCGATTCCGTTCAATCTTCTAACTTGCCGCTGGGCTTCGGACAAATCAGATTGGCCTAACCTCGGCCTGGCCGCAGGCACACAACCTCAAGTCCGACTCCATATTGAAGGAAGTGACGGACACATTGTCCGTCATCGCTGAAATCTCCAGAAAGTCTTATCCTACCTTGCAGGTTAATTCATTACACGGGGCAAAGAAACATTTGCATTCACAGTGAATGCAACTTTTAAAATGATCATAAATCCAATAATTCACGTGCCTTAGCAATCAGCCATTACCAATCAAAAAAACGGAGGGTCAAATCTTTATTATTGACAGTGGAGGATAATGGGTAAGGAAGCGGAGCGGAGCAAAGAGGGTAAGGTTTAAGGGCCTTTTTCTTTGCGGAAGATATTTTTTATAGGATGATGATGCATTTAAGTAGGAGCAACTTCCTCTAATCAGTGGATCCAACGACAAATCTTTCAATTGGTGTATCAAGTATTGCCGAAAGGTTACGCGCCATTTTCAGACTGATGGCCCTCCGTCCCCGCTCCATATTAGAGATATGCTGCCGGGGTACTCCGCCTAAAGCTTTACCCAACTGCTCCTGGGTCAATTTCTTGTTTTTGCGGTAAATCGCCAGATATTTACCCGGGGTCATTCTCTCCGAAACCTCTTTATACCAAGAAGTTTCAAAAACATCTACAACCTCATCTTCATCACTTTTAACAAGATTAAGATCGTGGCCATATTCTTCTTTCAGCACTTCCATCAACCTCGCTGGTATCTGTATACCTTTAATATTGATTTCAATACGGGGCGTTTTCACGACTACCTGCATAATACACCTCTATTAACAATGTTTTGTCTTTACAATACCAACATGCTACCCACTTTTTGGCAACGTGGCAGTGATAGTCCTCATTGCCAAGCTTGCTATAATTCGGCCAGCCAAGGTTGTACGGGTCCTTTATCTCCAAGGTCTTTAACTAAAGCCGCCAAGCTCTCTTGGACAAGGTCAGGCATCTTTTCTGCCACCTTAAGGGCTTTCTTTTTTATCTTGACCCTGAACACATTTATATTGTAATCAATAATTGGTTACATGTCAAGGAAGTTCTGTAGGGTTGCTTACAATCAGCAAATTATTCTTCAACACCTCTTCCTACCGGCTTGATACACCAGCCCCTCTTTTTTCTGCTGACCTTTTTCTGTTTTCCGGCACGTTCGATTATTTTTTATCCCAAATATGTCGTTAGGAAGGTGTCGGAGTATCCCGGAGCAAACCGTCGAGAGGCGAGGAAGCTTGGTCTTTTGCGTATGCAAAAGTTCCGAAGCCGAACGCGAGCGATTGAGGCCGCTGGAGCGGAATGAGCGTGTTTGAGAGGGATGGTCCGACACCCATATGATTCTAATGATAAATCCGGGTTTATAGGAATGAAGTAATCAGGCATGTAAAGCATTGCGCTCAATCTGCTCCTGGCACATCAGGGCAAGTTCACGGAGCCGGGGCAGGGATTGTGTATGTGCAGCCGCACGAAAAAGGTTCCGGAGTCCGGCAGGGATATGCGCAAGAAAAGCATTAAGCCCTTTTGTGAGGCCCAAAAATCCATAGGCGCCGAGGGCCTGCATGAGGCGCTGCGCTGAAGCCTTCCAGAAATAATCCTGGAAGACCTCCCAATCGAGATCCCAATTTGATAACACGTAATAAAAGGACAGAAGTTCGTCGATCTCCTCTTCGGAAAAATCCACATAAGGATCATTGAGAAGCGAGCCAAGATCGTAGAAGGGGCAACCGATGCGCATCCCCTGGAAGTCTATAAGGAAGGGTTCTCCGTCACGGATCATCACATTCTGGGACTGCAGATCGCGGTGCACGAGAGAGCGTATTGTTCCTGTAAGCCGTTCTGCAAGGGCGGAAAGCTCC comes from Pseudomonadota bacterium and encodes:
- a CDS encoding helix-turn-helix transcriptional regulator — translated: MQVVVKTPRIEINIKGIQIPARLMEVLKEEYGHDLNLVKSDEDEVVDVFETSWYKEVSERMTPGKYLAIYRKNKKLTQEQLGKALGGVPRQHISNMERGRRAISLKMARNLSAILDTPIERFVVGSTD
- a CDS encoding alpha/beta fold hydrolase — encoded protein: MKAVHRILLALVFLLVFTASGIAAQPEVPLAFADLGDFRLESGQVIRNCRAGYRTAGVLNKEKSNAILFPTWLAGTSKDLFDLGFIGPGKLADTSKYFVIAVDAFGNGVSSSPSNSTTQSASAFPEFTIGDMVNAQYILFKKHLNLDRLHAVMGISMGGMQAFQWLLTYPEFMKNAVSIMGTPSVTSCDLLVWQSELRAIETTQGAQEEDARRMKRLAPIHALVTRTPQYYVSRITPEGLPQFLAETEKALAKYNPDDWAWQLKAIMSGDIYRPFGKSAERAAGVVKAKLFAVVAQNDYMVNPRPSLAFAGILKAKTLELSSDCGHFAFFCEQEKIREAVASFLAN